From a single Lolium rigidum isolate FL_2022 chromosome 7, APGP_CSIRO_Lrig_0.1, whole genome shotgun sequence genomic region:
- the LOC124672389 gene encoding transcription factor JUNGBRUNNEN 1-like has protein sequence MGKVMESDDYHGAVVEGKVVVGEREEEQLLEEEEQDDDELVLPGFRFHPTDEELVTFYLRRKVGGKRLSIEIIKELDIYKHEPSDLPKANMVAGDKEWYFFCLRGRKYRNSVRPNRVTGAGFWKATGIDRPINAGGVCVGLKKSLVYYRGSAGKGTKTEWMMHEFRLPPRPDVSPAHSSPCFQEAEVWTICRIFKRTITYKRHPQQQVTGRVAAAVAPQPESSSVTGSCSLESECTGEYEYGYMNCPQVAPSQIPDAANNVTSVYNDQNFQGLQHWSNTEVHPMATQPLPAMDSLSVPSSPGAANDAYWDDIGRMVMELTDPTVLYDCRY, from the exons ATGGGAAAGGTGATGGAGAGTGATGACTACCATGGAGCTGTGGTCGAGGGGAAAGTGGTTGTAGGAGAAAGGGAGGAGGAGCAGCttctggaggaagaagaacaagacgATGACGAGCTGGTACTACCTGGTTTCCGATTTCACCCCACAGACGAGGAGCTCGTAACGTTCTATCTCCGGCGGAAGGTGGGCGGGAAGCGCCTGAGCATAGAGATCATCAAGGAGTTGGACATCTATAAGCATGAGCCCTCTGACTTGCCAA AGGCGAACATGGTTGCAGGCGACAAGGAATGGTACTTCTTCTGCCTTCGGGGTAGGAAGTACCGGAACAGCGTCCGGCCGAACAGGGTCACCGGCGCCGGTTTCTGGAAGGCCACAGGCATCGACCGGCCAATCAATGCCGGCGGCGTGTGCGTCGGCCTCAAGAAATCCCTCGTCTATTACCGCGGCAGCGCCGGCAAGGGCACCAAGACGGAGTGGATGATGCACGAATTCCGCCTCCCGCCGCGCCCCGACGTCTCCCCCGCGCACTCCTCGCCGTGCTTCCAAGAAGCG GAGGTGTGGACCATCTGCCGGATCTTCAAGAGGACTATCACCTACAAGAGGCATCCGCAGCAGCAGGTCACCGGCAGGGTGGCTGCCGCCGTTGCGCCGCAGCCGGAATCGAGCTCCGTCACCGGCTCGTGCAGCCTCGAGTCGGAGTGCACCGGGGAGTACGAGTACGGGTACATGAACTGCCCGCAGGTGGCGCCGTCGCAGATTCCGGACGCTGCGAACAACGTGACAAGTGTCTACAACGACCAGAATTTCCAGGGGCTTCAACATTGGAGCAACACCGAGGTGCATCCGATGGCCACGCAGCCTCTGCCGGCGATGGACTCGTTGAGCGTTCCCAGCTCACCAGGGGCGGCGAACGATGCTTACTGGGATGATATTGGAAGGATGGTGATGGAACTCACTGATCCCACTGTGTTGTATGATTGTAGATATTAA